A window of Trichoderma atroviride chromosome 3, complete sequence contains these coding sequences:
- a CDS encoding uncharacterized protein (BUSCO:EOG092D4124): MDLRSVLNTSDNGDRAPSKAQAPPTPHQQQQQQQQQQQHQRQHSQHSQQPRPTHIPAQYGYRDYPQQPLPQGSPTKPPAHEYSPPQNHPHHYPQHQQPPQLPPNAYPQQSPYQAPSPYQTRPAPPPLHTPTNVYHDARSPASSRSNSGPVMASPYRPSPTSASTPGGNAGYPFPLQPPPEMASPIQRQPYPPGPQYQDPRRDSYVQSPGAAPPAHGPAQYLQQQQQQQQAMPQASPVRTSSSASHPYLHQPPQHAPAPASIQIQTQHQQYGPQYAQGSPVLAAQPPLADYSRHPSQVTPLGPPQPSVQRHPSAPGAFAQPSSPYQQRMSSIAHAPAPAPAHASTPTQTTPPAQSQSHTQAQAQAQVHAQHQPQAPPHARVQTPTQTPLHTTQVQPPPAQSQTQPSPKPAPPPPPPPAHRQSSSQSAYASPVAESAQHPRPPNDREQSLSVSPKTRLGSIPSNPDVTPAAADRAARSSLSVHSMAIDSDRAITPAKRKLEDLNMSPGELEYKESKPPPGEVNGGYAERIKKSASPVMPRKTRIRRSQPPVWALSIHTLGKNLPSKPNYVLQERVHSHIQPAVNGRHESTVKTEHASRQASPETRRNQHASVSQQPSAVNPPNPQDQLGPWEASITGVKPSEELSKNVADFLFIHVINNQDMQEITSRGIQFEIEAKLGTLIDKDTNQRVDRFVATECILDDNGRVAFKSSMTEAQHKSYNDFLNHIVIQSDPRNPTANRVPVIYKHRRERDRFFELPQEMQGHLPGCVRARLGHRSRNVRVRVTYDQKTNEVLNKIIKARVADIDLHMPMCPMDCRISINLEANWDGSVEELEQMSANKANQQPDRSKDRLSYTHGSYQVDLTQVTHAVNGPGNSQRMDKEHELEIEMNPQVLIDQGRKALSGAPHRYQEFVEGFVDNVRVLARKAKEFN; encoded by the exons ATGGATCTCCGGTCGGTCCTTAACACGTCTGACAATGGCGACCGCGCGCCCTCAAAGGCACAGGCGCCGCCGACCCctcaccagcagcagcagcagcagcagcagcaacagcagcatcagcgacaGCACAGCCAGCACAGCCAGCAGCCTCGCCCGACTCACATCCCAGCCCAGTATGGCTATCGCGACTATCCCCAACAGCCGCTGCCCCAGGGCTCGCCGACCAAGCCTCCCGCCCACGAATATTCCCCTCCTCAGAACCATCCTCACCACTACCCGCAGCACCaacagccgccgcagctCCCACCAAACGCCTATCCGCAGCAGTCGCCCTACCAAGCCCCAAGCCCGTACCAGACACGacctgcgccgccgccgctccaCACGCCGACGAATGTATACCACGATGCGCGCTCGCCGGCCAGCTCCAGGTCAAACTCGGGGCCCGTGATGGCCTCGCCCTACCGGCCATCGCCCACATCGGCCTCGACGCCGGGGGGCAATGCAGGCTATCCGTTTCCTCTGCAGCCTCCTCCAGAGATGGCGAGCCCaatccagcgccagccgTACCCACCGGGCCCCCAATACCAGGACCCGAGAAGAGACAGCTACGTGCAGAGCCCGGGCGCCGCACCGCCAGCACATGGTCCCGCGCAATACttgcagcaacaacagcagcagcagcaggccatgcCACAAGCATCGCCGGTGAGGACGtcgagcagcgcatcgcACCCATACCTCCATCAACCACCGCAGCACGCACCGGCACCAGCCTCGATCCAGATCCAGACCCAGCATCAGCAGTATGGGCCCCAATACGCACAGGGCAGCCCAGTCCTTGCAGCGCAGCCTCCACTCGCGGATTACAGCCGCCACCCTTCGCAAGTCACCCCTTTGGGCCCTCCCCAGCCTAGCGTGCAGCGGCATCCCTCTGCTCCAGGAGCTTTTGCTCAACCGTCCAGCCCATACCAGCAGCGCATGTCTTCCATAGCACACGCACCGGCACCGGCTCCGGCACATGCATCTACGCCCACACAAACAACACCACCGGCACAATCACAATCACATacacaggcacaggcacaggcacaggtgCACGCCCAGCACCAACCCCAGGCTCCGCCTCACGCTCGGGTGCAAACTCCAACCCAGACTCCGCTCCACACCACTCAGGtacagccgccgccagcgcagAGTCAAACTCAGCCTTCTCCcaagccagcgccgccgccgcctccacccCCTGCCCATCGCCAGTCGAGCTCTCAATCCGCCTACGCATCGCCCGTTGCAGAGTCGGCTCAGCATCCACGACCTCCAAACGACCGGGAGCAAAGTCTGTCAGTTAGTCCCAAGACTAGACTTGGCTCAATCCCCAGCAACCCCGACGTTAccccggcggcggcggataGAGCCGCGAGATCTTCACTCAGTGTCCACTCCATGGCGATTGACTCGGATCGAGCCATCACGCCGGCGAAGCGCAAGCTGGAAGATCTCAACATGAGCCCTGGGGAGCTAGAGTACAAGGAATCGAAGCCACCCCCTGGCGAAGTGAACGGAGGGTATGCAGAGCGGATCAAAAAATCGGCGTCTCCTGTGATGCCACGAAAAACGCGGATTCGACGCAGTCAGCCACCTGTCTGGGCACTGAGCATCCACACGCTCGGGAAAAATCTGCCATCCAAACCCAACTACGTTCTCCAGGAAAGAGTCCACTCCCACATACAACCAGCCGTCAACGGCAGACATGAATCTACGGTCAAGACAGAGCACGCCAGCCGCCAGGCTTCGCCTGAAACAAGACGAAATCAGCATGCCAGCGTTAGCCAGCAGCCATCCGCCGTCAATCCGCCGAACCCCCAAGACCAGCTGGGTCCATGGGAAGCCAGCATCACAGGTGTCAAGCCCTCGGAAGAGCTTTCCAAGAACGTGGCcgattttctcttcattcatGTCATCAACAACCAAGATATGCAGGAAATTACGAGTCGGGGAATACAATTCGAGATTGAGGCTAAATTAGGCACACTCATCGACAAGGACACCAACCAGCGCGTGGATCGATTCGTCGCTACGGAATGTATTCTCGACGACAATGGCCGGGTTGCATTTAAAAGTAGCATGACTGAA GCGCAACACAAATCTTACAACGATTTCCTGAACCACATCGTTATCCAGAGCGACCCGCGGAATCCCACTGCCAATCGAGTTCCCGTGATATACAAgcacagaagagagagggatcGCTTTTTTGAGCTGCCGCAAGAAATGCAGGGCCATCTCCCAGGATGCGTGCGAGCCCGTCTTGGCCATCGTAGCCGAAACGTGCGAGTGCGAGTAACATATGACCAAAAGACCAATGAAGTGTTGAATAAAATCATCAAGGCGCGCGTTGCAGACATTGACCTGCACATGCCCATGTGTCCCATGGACTGTCGCATAAGCATCAACCTCGAAGCAAACTGGGATGGAtcggtggaggagctggagcagatgtCCGCCAACAAGGCAAACCAGCAGCCAGATCGCAGTAAAGACCGATTGAGCTACACACACGGGAGCTATCAAGTCGACCTCACACAAGTCACCCACGCTGTGAATGGCCCAGGG AACTCACAGCGCATGGACAAAGAGCACGAGCTCGAAATCGAGATGAACCCTCAGGTGCTCATTGACCAGGGGCGGAAAGCCCTGAGTGGAGCGCCTCATAGATACCAAGAGTTTGTGGAAGGATTTGTGGACAACGTGCGAGTGTTGGCACGAAAAGCCAAAgaatttaattaa
- a CDS encoding uncharacterized protein (TransMembrane:7 (i74-95o115-131i143-163o190-208i215-237o267-286i298-317o)), with product MDEGTGPSTLTPETAPRRSLSRRLRSLRRAFTTRQGLLGDYDYGFLFRPNIPFLPKPQGSARRKSPFFGLNDRMPVFLGLLLGLQHALAMLAGIITPPLILAGSGGVNLPVEQQQYLVSTALIVSGILSSIQITRFHIYKTPYYIGTGLISVVGISFSIIPVAQGAISQMYANGFCPSDAAGNPLPCPRGYGALLGTCAVCALLEILLSFIPPRILLRMFPPIVTGPTVMLIGINLIESGFQDWMGGSGCTTQSLCPSPGAPHALPWGSAEFLGLGFSVFVTIILCERFGSPIMKSTSVIIGLLVGCIIAAACGYFDRSGIDSAPVASFIWVHTFPPDRLRPVGAARPGRLHRVPDRVHRRHHRHLRRLPPRSRRHHIRVPRPGRRPGRWPQRLSRRPHDHNAHEHLCAEQRRHRPHPLRQPQSRLCLLLLPPRHGHLCKVRRCPRRHPLIRPGRHDHVPLLLSGRLWHRNRIARRALYSPEPLHPHRRSGPRLRRNLGADVFQPRLYLFGRKQVAPGLSRCHCSRDGDWLCRYGCHVHDSKLDSRGRDGRRH from the exons ATGGACGAAGGCACCGGCCCTTCAACCCTCACCCCCGAAACGGCCCCCCGCCGCTCCCTCTCCCGCCGTCTTCGCTCCCTCCGCCGCGCCTTCACAACCCGCCAAGGCCTCCTCGGCGACTACGACTATGGCTTCCTCTTCCGGCCCAATATCCCCTTTCTACCAAAACCTCAAGGATCAGCAAGGAGAAAATCCCCCTTCTTCGGCCTCAATGACCGCATGCCCGTGTTTCTCGGCCTGTTGCTGGGACTGCAGCATGCGCTGGCCATGTTGGCCGGCATCATCACGCCGCCGTTGATTCTCGCGGGATCGGGCGGCGTCAATCTGCccgtcgagcagcagcagtatctCGTTTCGACGGCGTTGATCGTGTCGGGCATTTTGTCGAGTATACAGATTACACGATTCCACATCTATAAGACTCC TTATTACATCGGAACGGGCCTCATTTCCGTCGTTGGCAtcagcttcagcatcatcCCCGTCGCCCAAGGCGCCATCTCCCAAATGTACGCCAACGGCTTCTGTCCCTCTGACGCCGCCGGCAACCCTCTGCCCTGTCCTCGAGGATACGGCGCTCTGCTGGGAACCTGTGCAGTCTGCGCCCTGCTCGAAATCCTGCTGTCCTTCATCCCGCCTCGAATCCTGCTCCGCATGTTCCCTCCCATCGTTACGGGCCCGACCGTCATGCTCATCGgcatcaatctcatcgaGAGCGGTTTCCAGGACTGGATGGGAGGAAGCGGCTGTACCACCCAGAGCCTGTGTCCCAGCCCCGGAGCACCACACGCCCTGCCCTGGGGCTCGGCCGAGTTTCTTGGCCTGGGCTTCAGCGTCTTCGTCACAATCATCCTGTGTGAGCGCTTCGGCTCGCCCATCATGAAGTCCACCTCTGTAATCATCGGCCTGCTGGTGGgctgcatcatcgccgcGGCCTGCGGCTACTTTGACCGATCCGGCATCGACTCTGCCCCCGTCGCCTCCTTCATCTGGGTACACACCTTCCCCCCTGACCGTCTACGGCCCGTTGGTGCTGCCCGTCCtggccgtcttcatcgtGTGCCTGACCGAGTCCATCGGCGACATCACCGCCACCTGCGACGTCTCCCACCTCGAAGTCGACGGCATCATATTCGAGTCCCGCGTCCAGGGAGGCGTCCTGGCCGATGGCCTCAACGGCTGTCTCGCCGCCCTCATGACCATAACGCCCATGAGCACCTTTGCGCAGAACAACGGCGTCATCGCCCTCACCCGCTGCGCCAACCGCAGAGCCGGCTAtgcctgctgcttcttcctcctcgtcatgGGCATCTTTGCAAAGTTCGCCGCTGCCCTCGTCGCCATCCCCTCATCCGTCCTGGGCGGCATGACCACGTTCCTCTTTTGCTCAGTGGCCGTCTCTGGCATCGCAATCGTATCGCGAGGCGTGCCCTTTACTCGCCGGAACCGCTTCATCCTCACCGCCGGTCTGGCCCTCGGTTACGGCGCAACCTTGGTGCCGACGTATTTCAGCCACGTCTTTACTTATTCGGGCGGAAACAAGTCGCTCCAGGGCTTTCTCGATGCCATTGTTCTCGTGATGGAGACTGGCTTTGCCGTTACGGCTGCCATGTGCATGATTCTAAACTTGATTCtcgaggaagagatggaagacgaCATTGA
- a CDS encoding uncharacterized protein (EggNog:ENOG41) → MDAMLSIGAIQAVKLNAPDVPPRNECLTTALEHYSKSIIGLRDAINSPRKQDDSRQNTVLWTTLLLGLFELINDETGNGWQQHMTHGTAKALEASGPITCRAGPSRKFFVQARIFEVSRTILENESTFLTQPEWMDLSRQMWTGEHGDEWHPLDSLLDIMVTVSKLRVRTAKFIEMQDECANEELAPRGTSICSDACTLKEALGSWYASYVQPENKLATCNMAEENDGMLLARVFFAAISIYLSGIFDYEITNWHNIGLIPPTLDEETVQMHTNTILGLSNLALDTTNLSPLLFLFPLRIAGARSRTRWQRDWVAKLVTRIGSGFAVAAAISTELSHVWEIFGLEETHDKPDELEMTYDNVF, encoded by the exons ATGGATGCCATGCTATCTATTGGCGCCATACAAGCAGTCAAATTAAATGCTCCCGACGTCCCTCCGCGAAATGAATGCTTGACGACTGCCCTTGAACACTACTCGAAATCCATAATTGGGCTGCGTGATGCCATCAACAGCCCTCGTAAACAGGATGATAGCCGACAGAACACGGTGCTTTGGACAACGCTCCTGCTTGGCTTATTTGAA CTAATAAATGACGAGACCGGCAAtggttggcagcagcacatGACCCATGGAACGGCAAAGGCTCTTGAAGCCAGCGGTCCGATAACTTGTCGCGCAGGCCCAAGCCGAAAATTCTTTGTTCAAGCGCGCATTTTCGAAGTATCACGTACCATTCTCGAAAACGAATCGACATTCCTCACACAGCCCGAATGGATGGACCTGTCTCGGCAGATGTGGACTGGCGAGCATGGGGATGAGTGGCATCCCTTGGACTCTTTGCTGGATATCATGGTTACGGTATCGAAGCTACGAGTTCG GACGGCAAAATTTATCGAGATGCAAGACGAATGCGCCAACGAGGAACTCGCTCCAAGAGGCACATCTATATGCTCCGACGCCTGTACGCTGAAAGAAGCTTTGGGAAGTTGGTACGCATCATATGTACAGCCCGAAAATAAACTGGCTACCTGCAACATGGCCGAAGAAAACGATGGCATGCTACTCGCGAGGGTATTCTTCGCCGCCATCAGTATCTATCTGTCAGGCATATTTGACTATGAAATCACGAATTGGCATAACATTGGTCTCATACCGCCGACCTTGGATGAAGAAACAGTCCAAATGCATACGAATACGATACTTGGGCTTTCTAATCTTGCTCTTGATACTACAAACCTCTCGCCGCTGCTTTTCTTGTTCCCTCTACGGATAGCAGGAGCTAGATCTAGAACACGCTGGCAACGAGACTGGGTAGCGAAGTTAGTAACCAGGATTGGTAGTGGATTTGCAGTGGCAGCTGCTATTTCAACGGAATTGAGCCACGTCTGGGAAATATTTGGTCTTGAGGAGACACACGACAAGCCTGATGAATTGGAGATGACATACGATAATGTATTTTGA
- a CDS encoding uncharacterized protein (EggNog:ENOG41), producing MDCLSVMSDTSCLSVISETPCLSAISDTPCFSATSDTPKIDEASPPAEEINNTSLDNPDNHLTRKDSPAAEFKNDFFRVDKSAVAGWGAFAAKDLAKGDVILREIPLFVATNEDLFDEFYNLDSNDMNIALSLHSHEYIKGGTPIILGIWHTNCFSVGSQTAGLYPIAARFNHACWPENNVDYQVDQDNNLVMMVREDIAAGQELTISYGKNLSRLALYLCYGFRCRCRLCEGQADDGMAIFTKQW from the exons atgGACTGCCTCTCAGTCATGTCAGACACATCTTGCCTCTCAGTTATCTCAGAAACGCCTTGCCTCTCAGCTATCTCAGACACACCTTGCTTCTCAGCTACCTCAGATACACCAAAGATTGACGAAGCGTCACCGCCTGCAGAGGAAATAAACAATACATCGCTCGATAATCCAGACAACCATCTCACGCGCAAAGATTCGCCTGCTGCAGAGTTCAAAAACGACTTCTTCAGAGTTGACAAGTCTGCCGTTGCTGGCTGGGGCGCATTCGCGGCAAAAGATCTTGCAAAGGGAGATGTCATTTTGAGAGAAATTCCCCTCTTCGTGGCCACAAACGAGGATCTGTTTGACGAATTCTACAATCTTGACAGCAACGATATGAATATTGCCCTGAGCCTCCATTCGCATGAGTATATAAAGGGAGGCACGCCCATAATCCTCGGAATCTGGCATACCAATTG CTTTTCTGTCGGTAGCCAAACAGCTGGCCTGTACCCAATTGCTGCTCGATTCAACCATGCTTGCTGGCCCGAAAACAATGTTGATTACCAAGTGGACCAAGACAACAATCTTGTTATGATGGTACGCGAAGatattgctgctgggcaagaACTCACGATTTCATATGGGAAGAATCTGAGCCGACTGGCCCTATATTTGTGTTATGGGTTTAGGTGCAGGTGTAGGCTTTGCGAGGGGCAGGCAGATGATGGGATGGCAATCTTCACTAAGCAGTGGTGA
- a CDS encoding uncharacterized protein (BUSCO:EOG092D0KIC), producing the protein MPGLVSATGVLAFLADEEPELRVFALQTLNDDIDTVWTEVAGSLSQIEALYEDESFSERQLAALVLAKVYYHLQAYNDSMVFALAAGDLFKIEAPGEFEETIISKCVDQYIAATSAKHTAPKTAKPSDLPELSTTFASSTEGAVLSPTTPFSQTTLPPKSLLSRASIDNTILDATFQPVTKEGRAGSITQLPNNVAEASLQRIIDRLFESCLKQGRYRQVVGIAVEAKNLDILRRIIKRASEDEKLSKAKGTDGQPGPAEELMEYILGICMDVVQERAFRTEILRLILDLLSDIPNPDYFAIARCVVYLNADEEASRMLRNLVAKDDRTATANAYQIAFDLYDNGTQEFLGKVLTSLPSGEPPKKEEGAEGGDKAEESESLLANQQSAPEDELPEEVAKVYRNIRSILDGSKTIRLNLEFLYRNNHTDLSILNKVRDSLEGRNSIFHTAVTFCNAFMNQGTTNDKFFRDNLEWLGKAVNWSKFTATAALGVIHRGNLSQSRKLLEPYLPKQGGLSNGSIFSQGGALYAYGLIHANHGAGALEYLKMQFSQAEEEVVQHGGALGLGIAGMGTGDSEIFEKLKDVLFQDSALNGEAVGLAMGLIMLGTGNVKALEDMITYAHETTHEKIVRGVAIGMALIMYGRQEGADVLIEGLLNDPDPTLRYGGIMTVALAYCGTGSNKAIRKLLHTAVSDVNDDVRRIAVMSLGFILFRKPGSVPRMVELLSESYNPHVRYGSAMALGISCAGTGLDEAIDLLEPMMKDPTDFVRQGALISLAMIMAQQNEVMNPKVSSIRKTLKKVVGDRHEDAMTKFGAALALGIIDAGGRNCTIGLQTQTGNLNMAGIVGMAVFTQYWYWFPFTHFLSLSFSPTAIIGLDHDLEMPDFKFHCATRQSLFDYPPEQEVKTEEGPALIATAILSTTAQAKRRAQKKERAQRRESMDIDSAPAKSGDKMEVDDDKVKEETKDKKESDDKDTASTDAKKKPEKEKVGYEIENMSRVLPGQLKYISFPAGRYKPVKKPTGGPLLLDDTQPDQPKSLLEEKLKKVTTERAPVAGQQPSRGGAGRTAGSGRSILEGIVDPNSRGVNPLMEQLLRSQGRSPFGGLVDPSTPGGDIGSGAAAAAGVLTAVDEDGEGDEEAGVPNAFDYFSDGDDEDEE; encoded by the exons ATGCCTGGCTTGGTATCAGCAACCGGCGTGCTCGCCTTCCTGGCCGATGAGGAGCCCGAGCTCCGAGTCTTCGCCTTGCAGACGCTCAACGACGACATCGACACCGTCTGGACCGAGGTCGCCGGCAGCTTGAGCCAGAT CGAGGCCCTCTACGAAGACGAGTCCTTCTCCGAGCGTCAGCTTGCAGCTCTTGTGCTTGCCAAGGTGTACTACCATTTGCAGGCGTACAATGACAGCATGGTCTTTGCCCTGGCCGCAGGGGACCTGTTCAAGATTGAAGCTCCCGGAGAGTTCGAGGAgaccatcatctccaagtgCGTGGACCAGTACATCGCCGCCACGTCCGCCAAGCATACCGCTCCCAAAACCGCCAAGCCGTCAGACCTGCCTGAGCTGTCAACCACCTTTGCCAGCTCCACCGAAGGCGCCGTCCTGTCTCCCACGACTCCCTTCTCCCAGACTACCCTGCCGCCGAAATCTCTACTTTCTCGCGCTTCCATCGACAACACCATACTAGACGCAACCTTCCAGCCTGTGACAAAGGAAGGCCGCGCGGGATCTATTACTCAGCTGCCCAACAATGTGGCCGAGGCTTCTCTGCAGAGAATCATCGACCGCCTGTTCGAGAGCTGCTTAAAGCAGGGCCGGTACAGGCAAGTCGTTGGTATTGCTGTTGAGGCCAAGAATCTCGATATCCTAAGGCGAATTATCAAGCGCGCCAGCGAGGATGAGAAATtgtccaaggccaagggaaCTGATGGCCAGCCCGGTCCCGCCGAAGAGCTGATGGAGTACATTCTGGGCATATGCATGGATGTCGTTCAAGAGAGAGCCTTCCGCACAGAGATCTTGCGGTTAATTCTTGATCTGTTAAGCGACATCCCGAACCCCGACTActtcgccatcgccagatgCGTCGTCTACCTCAACGCAGACGAGGAGGCATCACGAATGCTCCGGAACCTTGTTGCCAAGGACGACCGCACTGCGACCGCCAACGCATATCAAATCGCATTTGATCTTTACGACAACGGCACACAGGAATTCCTCGGCAAGGTCTTGacttctcttccctctgGGGAGCCCccaaagaaggaggagggagcTGAGGGCGGTgacaaggccgaggagaGCGAATCGCTTTTGGCGAACCAACAGAGCGCACCTGAAGATGAGCTTCCCGAAGAGGTGGCCAAGGTTTACCGCAACATTCGGTCTATCCTCGACGGCTCCAAGACTATCCGCCTGAACCTCGAATTCCTCTACCGCAACAACCACACGGATCTGAGCATTCTCAACAAGGTCCGAGACAGCCTGGAGGGTCGTAATTCCATCTTCCACACTGCTGTCACCTTTTGCAATGCTTTCATGAACCAGGGCACGACAAATGACAAGTTCTTCCGAGACAACCTCGAGTGGCTCGGAAAGGCTGTCAACTGGTCCAAGTTCACTGCTACAGCTGCCCTCGGAGTTATCCACCGTGGTAATCTGTCGCAGTCTCGAAAGCTTCTCGAGCCGTATCTTCCCAAGCAAGGTGGCCTCAGCAATGGGTCCATCTTTAGCCAAGGAGGTGCTCTGTATGCCTATGGCCTCATCCACGCCAATCACGGTGCAGGAGCCCTGGAGTATTTGAAGATGCAATTCagccaagctgaagaggaagtcGTCCAGCATGGTGGCGCCCTGGGCTTGGGTATTGCTGGTATGGGCACCGGTGACAGCGAGATTTTCGAGAAGCTTAAGGATGTTCTCTTCCAAGACTCTGCTCTCAATGGCGAAGCTGTTGGTCTGGCCATGGGTTTGATCATGCTTGGCACCGGAAACGTCAAGGCCCTGGAGGACATGATTACGTATGCTCACGAGACAACCCATGAAAAGATTGTCCGCGGTGTGGCTATTGGTATGGCTCTGATCATGTACGGCCGCCAAGAGGGCGCCGATGTCTTGATCGAGGGCCTGCTCAACGACCCTGATCCCACTCTGCGCTATGGTGGTATCATGACCGTTGCTCTGGCCTACTGCGGCACTGGCAGCAACAAGGCTATTCGAAAGCTGCTTCACACTGCTGTGAGCGATGTCAACGATGATGTTCGCCGAATTGCCGTCATGAGTCTGggcttcattctcttccgCAAGCCCGGCAGCGTCCCCCGTATGGTTGAGCTCCTGTCTGAATCTTACAACCCGCACGTCCGGTACGGTTCCGCCATGGCACTGGGTATTTCTTGCGCTGGCACCGGACTCGACGAGGCCATTGACCTTCTCGAGCCCATGATGAAGGATCCGACCGACTTTGTCCGACAGGGTGCCCTCATCTCACTTGCCATGATCATGGCACAGCAAAATGAAGTCATGAACCCCAAGGTGTCTTCCATTCGAAAAACGCTTAAGAAGGTGGTTGGTGACCGACACGAGGATGCCATGACCAAGTTTGGCGCTGCCCTTGCTTTGGGTATCATCGACGCTGGTGGTCGCAACTGCACCATTGGCCTGCAAACCCAGACCGGCAACTTGAACATGGCCGGTATCGTTGGTATGGCGGTCTTCACCCAGTACTGGTACTGGTTCCCTTTCACCCACTTCCTGTCTCTCAGCTTTTCGCCGACCGCCATTATCGGCCTTGATCACGACCTGGAGATGCCAGACTTCAAGTTCCACTGCGCCACTCGCCAGAGCCTGTTTGATTATCCCCCGGAGCAAGAGGTCAAGACAGAAGAGGGACCAGCTCTTATTGCGACTGCCATTTTGTCCACCACAGCTCAGGCTAAGAGGAGAGCCCAGAAGAAGGAACGGGCTCAGCGTCGTGAAAGCATGGACATCGACAGTGCCCCAGCTAAGAGTGGAGACAAGATGGaagtcgacgacgacaaggtcaaggaagagacaaaggacaagaaggagtCTGACGACAAGGATACGGCATCCACCgacgccaagaagaagcccgagaaagaaaaggttgGCTACGAAATTGAAAACATGAGCAGAGTCCTGCCTGGCCAACTGAAGTATATCAGCTTCCCAGCTGGTCGCTACAAGCCAGTCAAGAAG CCAACTGGTGgccctctccttcttgatgATACCCAGCCTGACCAACCCAAGtctcttcttgaagagaagctgaagaaggtgaCCACCGAACGCGCCCCTGTAGCCGGACAACAGCCTAGCAGAGGTGGCGCAGGTCGCACCGCGGGCTCTGGCAGATCTATTCTCGAGGGCATCGTCGACCCTAATAGCAGAGGCGTCAACCCCCTCATGGAGCAGCTTCTACGGAGCCAGGGACGCTCTCCCTTTGGCGGTCTTGTAGACCCCAGCACTCCTGGTGGTGATATTGGCTcaggggcggcggcggcagctggcGTGCTCACTGCcgtagatgaagatggcgaagGTGATGAGGAAGCTGGTGTGCCCAACGCATTCGACTACTTCTCCGAcggagacgacgaagatgaagagtag
- a CDS encoding uncharacterized protein (EggNog:ENOG41), producing MASLIGQTFLSFEEAYDAIQRVEYSQGFITIKERVNRRNGVVVRGEVRCRHSGIYRQYHLSRNKYITSTRKTDCPFFFIVARRTRMADYIISARSCQHNHEPAEMEELQNKVPRPFGIQDLFSLVETRLQAEGATTSSIAREICGERPTVSITEADIFFIQRKLREGQFYANTEAFINNHKPKKN from the coding sequence atggcctccCTCATCGGGCAGACGTTTCTCTCGTTCGAAGAGGCCTACGACGCCATCCAGAGGGTCGAGTACTCGCAGggcttcatcaccatcaaggAGCGGGTCAACCGCCGCAATGGCGTCGTGGTGCGCGGCGAAGTGCGGTGTCGGCACAGCGGCATCTATCGCCAGTATCACCTGAGCCGCAACAAATACATCACCTCGACCCGAAAGACCGACTGCccgttcttcttcatcgtcgcgCGCCGCACGCGCATGGCCGACTACATCATCTCTGCGCGGTCGTGCCAGCACAACCACGAGCccgccgagatggaggagctgcagaaCAAGGTGCCGCGGCCCTTTGGCATCCAGGATCTGTTCTCGCTGGTTGAGACGCGGCTGCAGGCCGAGGGAGCCACGACGAGTAGCATTGCTCGTGAAATATGCGGCGAACGCCCCACCGTCAGCATCACTGAGGCCGACATCTTCTTTATCCAACGTAAACTGCGTGAAGGCCAATTCTATGCCAACACCGAGGCCTTTATCAATAACcacaagcccaagaagaattGA